One Aneurinibacillus migulanus genomic region harbors:
- a CDS encoding Asp23/Gls24 family envelope stress response protein translates to MDVFALYGPSGTGKSTNALELAHKYKINAIIDDGLLIYNGRKVAGTSAKYERTTVQAVKRAIFFYEDHATEIRQAIRDFNIERILLLGTSQKMVNRIADALEIAPITTYISIEDIRSSSEIKAALYTRRTSGKHVIPIPYIQVEQDFFRRLIAQGKKIFSSKKEIIGETTIVQPDFGGGRMHVTEHVLRKLVTLSCNNMPEVENITKISVTLNDLPSVSLEVYLNVKRGTSLPDMAQEIRHRIYKSYVQHLNIELHSIHIHIGKLAMAGA, encoded by the coding sequence ATGGACGTTTTTGCACTGTATGGCCCCAGCGGCACAGGGAAGAGTACAAATGCACTTGAACTGGCGCATAAGTATAAAATCAATGCAATTATTGATGATGGTCTGCTCATTTATAATGGACGCAAAGTAGCAGGCACATCTGCAAAGTATGAACGTACCACGGTGCAGGCCGTCAAGCGGGCTATCTTCTTCTACGAAGATCATGCTACAGAGATAAGGCAGGCAATCCGTGATTTCAACATCGAGCGTATTCTTCTGCTCGGCACATCCCAAAAGATGGTTAACCGCATTGCAGATGCACTGGAAATCGCTCCGATTACTACGTATATTTCGATTGAAGACATTCGTTCCTCAAGCGAGATTAAAGCCGCACTTTATACTCGACGCACATCCGGCAAGCATGTTATCCCGATCCCGTATATTCAGGTCGAACAAGATTTCTTCCGCCGCCTTATTGCACAAGGAAAGAAAATCTTCTCTTCCAAAAAAGAAATCATCGGCGAGACAACAATCGTTCAACCCGATTTCGGCGGTGGACGGATGCACGTGACAGAGCATGTGCTGCGCAAGTTGGTCACGCTAAGCTGCAACAATATGCCGGAGGTAGAGAACATAACCAAAATCAGTGTAACGTTAAATGACCTGCCTTCTGTCTCGCTCGAAGTATACTTGAACGTGAAACGCGGAACGTCTCTGCCGGATATGGCACAAGAGATAAGGCATCGTATATACAAATCGTATGTGCAACACCTTAATATTGAATTACATTCGATTCATATTCATATTGGCAAATTAGCTATGGCTGGCGCCTGA
- the proC gene encoding pyrroline-5-carboxylate reductase, producing the protein MSILQNKIICFLGAGSMAEAMISGLVDKKLLPAEQIYAINRSGSRVQELAERYGIATPTKEEAISKADIIILAVKPKDIAEAISSIRSLTSSRQLFISVLAGTSTDYITSLLGHSAAVIRTMPNTSAAVGFSATALAPGAHATDTDMEVALQIFKAIGIVETVKEEALHAVTGLSGSGPAYVYYLVEAMEQAGREIGLEGDVARRLILQTIIGAAHMLRDRGEEPAALRKQVTSPGGTTAAGIAVLEKCGFQDAMLACIKQAVARSEEMGKQSVPTS; encoded by the coding sequence ATGTCCATCCTGCAGAATAAAATAATTTGCTTTCTTGGTGCGGGTTCGATGGCAGAAGCCATGATCTCCGGTCTTGTGGATAAAAAATTACTTCCTGCCGAACAAATTTATGCAATTAATCGCAGCGGTTCCCGGGTTCAAGAGCTTGCCGAACGCTATGGCATCGCCACACCGACAAAGGAAGAGGCCATATCTAAAGCAGACATTATCATATTGGCGGTAAAGCCCAAAGACATTGCTGAAGCCATTAGCAGCATACGGTCGCTGACTTCTTCGCGCCAGCTGTTTATTTCCGTGCTGGCCGGTACATCTACAGACTATATCACAAGCCTGCTTGGTCACTCAGCCGCTGTTATTCGCACCATGCCGAATACATCGGCTGCGGTCGGATTTTCCGCGACGGCACTTGCTCCGGGCGCACATGCAACAGATACGGATATGGAAGTGGCTCTGCAAATTTTTAAGGCCATCGGTATTGTAGAAACAGTAAAAGAAGAAGCATTGCATGCAGTAACGGGACTTTCCGGGAGTGGTCCGGCTTATGTATACTATTTAGTAGAAGCAATGGAACAAGCAGGACGAGAGATTGGTCTTGAAGGAGATGTAGCCCGCCGTCTGATCCTACAGACAATTATCGGCGCGGCCCACATGCTTCGCGACCGGGGAGAAGAACCGGCTGCACTACGTAAGCAGGTAACCAGCCCTGGAGGAACGACTGCAGCCGGGATCGCGGTGCTGGAAAAGTGCGGATTCCAGGATGCAATGCTCGCCTGCATTAAACAAGCGGTCGCCCGTTCGGAAGAAATGGGGAAACAATCAGTTCCCACCTCCTGA
- a CDS encoding glutamate-5-semialdehyde dehydrogenase, whose product MTLLEKAKLAKQAASQMVALTTEEKNQALLAMADALEGNIPYILEANAKDIEAAKQANVTDALIDRLALSETRIHDMAEGLRQVVELEDPIGEVLEAWDRPNGLHITKVRVPLGVIGMIYEARPNVTVDATGLCLKAGNAVLLRGSSSALFSNQALVKILCGALTHTKVPEEAVQLLEEGTREEVNKMLKMNEYLDVLIPRGGAGLIRSVVDNASVPVLETGAGNCHVYVDESAKPDMARDIVVNAKTHRPAVCNAAETLLVHESWAKEYLIDLLTALKEKNVELRGCERTRKLAGDIGIVEAKEEDWGNEYLDYTMAVAIVDSTDDAIAHINRYSTKHSEAIITESEENARAFQKRVDSAAVYHNASTRFTDGFEFGFGAEIGISTQKLHARGPMGLPALTSSKYVIYGTGQIR is encoded by the coding sequence ATGACCTTACTGGAAAAAGCGAAACTGGCTAAACAAGCAGCATCACAGATGGTGGCCCTCACGACTGAAGAGAAAAATCAGGCGCTTCTGGCCATGGCCGATGCGCTGGAAGGCAATATACCATACATTCTCGAGGCGAATGCCAAAGATATTGAAGCTGCAAAACAGGCGAACGTGACAGATGCTCTGATTGACCGCCTGGCTCTGTCAGAAACTCGTATTCACGATATGGCCGAAGGACTGCGTCAGGTAGTCGAACTCGAAGACCCGATTGGCGAGGTTCTCGAAGCCTGGGATCGTCCGAATGGACTTCACATTACCAAGGTTCGGGTTCCACTCGGTGTCATCGGCATGATTTACGAAGCGCGGCCAAACGTAACGGTAGATGCTACCGGTCTTTGCCTAAAGGCAGGTAATGCCGTTTTGTTGCGGGGGAGCTCTTCTGCTCTCTTTTCCAATCAAGCGCTTGTAAAAATCCTGTGTGGAGCGCTGACGCATACAAAAGTACCGGAAGAAGCCGTCCAGCTGTTAGAAGAAGGTACACGTGAAGAAGTCAACAAAATGCTGAAAATGAATGAGTATCTCGATGTGTTGATTCCACGCGGCGGAGCCGGACTCATTCGCTCTGTAGTTGATAATGCTTCCGTTCCGGTTCTTGAAACTGGCGCCGGCAACTGTCATGTCTATGTAGATGAGTCAGCTAAACCAGACATGGCCCGCGATATTGTTGTAAACGCAAAAACACACCGTCCAGCAGTATGCAATGCAGCTGAAACACTGCTTGTACATGAATCCTGGGCCAAAGAGTATCTAATAGACTTACTCACAGCACTCAAAGAAAAGAATGTAGAGCTGCGCGGCTGCGAACGCACCCGTAAGCTGGCTGGAGATATTGGCATTGTAGAAGCAAAGGAAGAAGATTGGGGCAACGAGTATCTTGATTATACGATGGCGGTAGCCATAGTCGATTCAACAGACGATGCCATCGCTCACATCAATCGCTACAGTACAAAACATTCAGAAGCGATTATTACTGAATCGGAAGAAAATGCACGTGCTTTCCAAAAGCGCGTGGATTCTGCGGCGGTGTACCATAATGCATCAACCCGTTTTACAGACGGATTCGAATTTGGATTCGGTGCCGAAATCGGTATCAGCACACAGAAGCTTCATGCACGCGGACCAATGGGTCTGCCGGCTCTGACCTCTTCCAAGTATGTTATTTACGGTACAGGGCAAATTCGATAA
- the proB gene encoding glutamate 5-kinase, which yields MDTKKKHRIVVKIGSSSLTNPTGGLSREKLEEHVSALAALRKAGHEVILVSSGAVAAGFTSLGYPSRPVTLEGKQSAAAVGQGLLIQAYNDELRTYDLAGAQILLTRDDFSKRNRYHNAHRTLNELLKRGVLPIINENDCVAVDELTFGDNDMLSALVAGFVRADDLIILTDTDGLYDADPRSNPHAKKFTLIEDITPDIEALAGGAGSRVGTGGMRSKINAAKFALSLGIDVFIGMGTGADKLLDILAGKGAGTYFRNQMKAPLKAHKQWIAFHAESDGHIEVDAGAAQALLYEGKSLLPSGITNVVGEFAAGQVVDVTDTTGRLLGKGEVNYSSAQLEQAKGESTAFCREKLGIHRVEAVHRDNWVTLYIEEIDKQEHKEEIMQ from the coding sequence ATGGATACGAAAAAAAAGCATCGGATAGTAGTGAAAATCGGCAGTAGTTCGCTAACAAATCCGACCGGAGGGCTGTCCCGCGAAAAACTGGAAGAGCATGTATCTGCGTTGGCTGCGTTGCGTAAAGCGGGTCACGAAGTCATTCTCGTATCATCCGGCGCTGTGGCGGCCGGTTTTACATCACTCGGCTATCCATCCCGTCCTGTTACGCTTGAAGGAAAGCAATCAGCTGCTGCAGTCGGTCAGGGACTCTTGATTCAAGCTTACAATGATGAACTGCGAACATATGATTTGGCCGGTGCACAGATTCTACTGACACGGGACGATTTTTCGAAGCGAAATCGATATCATAATGCTCATCGTACGCTTAACGAACTGCTCAAACGCGGCGTGTTGCCCATTATTAATGAAAACGACTGCGTGGCGGTGGATGAGCTTACATTCGGCGACAATGACATGCTTTCCGCGCTGGTAGCCGGGTTTGTACGCGCTGACGATTTAATTATTCTTACCGACACCGACGGATTGTACGACGCGGACCCCCGCTCCAATCCACATGCCAAAAAATTCACGCTAATTGAGGACATTACACCGGACATCGAGGCGCTTGCTGGCGGTGCCGGCAGTCGGGTCGGGACCGGAGGAATGCGCTCTAAGATTAATGCGGCCAAGTTCGCACTCTCTCTCGGCATTGACGTCTTTATCGGCATGGGCACAGGAGCCGACAAATTACTTGATATTCTCGCTGGTAAAGGTGCAGGAACATATTTCCGCAATCAAATGAAGGCTCCACTTAAAGCCCACAAACAATGGATCGCCTTCCATGCCGAAAGCGACGGGCACATCGAAGTTGATGCAGGCGCGGCACAGGCGCTTCTTTATGAAGGCAAGAGCCTGCTTCCGTCTGGAATTACGAATGTAGTAGGTGAATTTGCAGCCGGTCAAGTAGTCGATGTGACAGATACAACAGGACGCCTGCTGGGAAAAGGAGAGGTTAACTACTCTTCGGCACAACTAGAGCAAGCCAAAGGGGAATCTACCGCATTCTGTCGCGAAAAACTGGGAATCCATCGCGTTGAAGCGGTGCATCGAGACAACTGGGTAACGCTATATATTGAAGAAATCGATAAACAAGAGCACAAGGAGGAGATTATGCAATGA